One Archangium violaceum genomic window, GAGGCTCCGGCGGGCGAGGAGGAGCAGCACGGGAAGCGGGCCCCGAAGCGGGGTGCACCGCTCGCGGCGAAGGGGCAACTCGGCCGGCCCGCGATCTCCACCTTCCAGGAGCTCCCGCCCGCGGGCCCGTGATCAGGCGCGGATCTCCGCCCCTTCCCGCTCCAGCGCTTCCAGCGCCGCGGTGATCGCCCCCACCAACGCCGCCTCGTCGCCCGGGCCCTCCACCCGGGCGCCCTGCCGGGTGATGTAGAACGAGTCCATGGCGCGGTGGGCCTCGGTGGCCACCTTGGCGACGGCGATCTGCACGCCGGCCCGGGTGAGGGCGGAGGAGATGGCGTGCAGCAGGCCGACACGATCCTGCGTCACCACGTCCACCACGGTGAAGTCGCGGGAGGCGCGGTTGTCCACCGTCACCCGGGGAGGCACGGGCGGCAGGTGGCGATGCAGGAGCGAGCCCGTGCGGCGGCGGCGCAGCACGTCCTCGAGGGAGACCTCGCCCATGAGGACGCGCAGGAGATCCGTCCGGGCCATGCGCCAGCGCGAGCGCTCGAGCAGGTGCCCATGGGGAGGCCGCACGTCGAAGACGTCCAGCGCGAGCCCGTCCGAGGTGGAGATGATACGCGCGGAGAGGATGTCGATGCGGTGGGCGGACAACACGCCGGTGAGCAGCGAGAGCAGGCCGGGCCTGTCAGGGGCCACGAGGGACAGCTCGCTGTAGCCGGCCTCCGGGTGGTGGCGCAGGGCCGCGGCCAGCGGACGCTTCCGGGCGCACGCGAGCAGGCGCGCATGGAGCGTGGCGTGCGAGGGATCCGTCCCGAGGAAGTAGCGCTCGGGGAGCACCCGGCCCAGCTCGCGCGCCCGCGTCTCGCCGAGGACCCGGGCCCAGCGCGCATGGAAGCGCACACGCTCGAAGGGAGTCTCGCCCGAGGGCGCCGCCGAGCCGACCAGGTGGGCCCGGGCCTTTTCATACAGCTCGCGCAGGAGCTGTGCCTTCCACCCCGTCCACATGCGAGGCCCCACCGAGCTGATGTCCGCCCAGGTGAGGAGGTAGAGGCAGGTGAGCTTCTCCACGTCGCCCACGCTCCGGGCGAAGTCGGCGATGAGGGCCGGGTCGCTCAGATCGCGGCGCTGGGCGGTGTGGCTCATCACCAGGTGATCCTTCACGAGGAACTCGGCCACCTCGCGCTGGCGGGGCGAGAGGCCCAGGCGCTCGCCGAGGGCGACCATCAGCAACCGGCCCTTCTCCGAGTGGTTGCCTCCCATCCCCTTCCCCGCGTCGTGCAGGAGCATGCCGAGGTAGAGCGGGAGCGGATCCTTCAGGTCGCGCATCTCGCGGGAGAGCTCGGGCTCCTGCTCCACCAGGTCTCCGGCGCGAAGGGCGTAGAGGCGGCGCACGGCGAAGAGGGTGTGAACGTCGACGGTGTACACGTGGTACAGGTCGTGCTGGTGGTGGGCGGTGACGCGGCCGAACTCGGGCACCACGGCGCCGAGCACGCCGGCGTCATGCAATTCGAAGAGGCGCTCGCCCCGGGTGCCCGGCCGGGCGAAGAGGGCCTTGAAGGCGGCGGTGACGGCGGGCGTGGCGCGAGCGACCTCCAACGCGGGCAGGGCCTGCACCGCCTGCTCGCGGGCCCACGAGTAGAGGGGCAGACCGTTCTCCTCGGCGGTGCGGAAGAAGTCGAGGATGGAGGCGGGCTCCCGGGTGAAGAGGCCCGGATCGGACACGGTGAGCTTGCCGCGGAAGACCTTGAAGGCACCGAGCCGGCGCTCGGGAAGGAACGAGATCTTCCGGGCGAGGCGGAGCTCCTCGCAGCGGGCGATGAGCGCGTCGGCGGCCTGGCGCAGGGCGTTGGCGGCCAGGTAGTAGTCGCGCATGAAGGCCTCGACGGGCAGCACGGGGCCCTGCTGGTAGCCGAGGAAGCGCGCCAGCTCCTCCTGGAGATCGAAGGTGAGCCGATCCTCCTTGCGTCCGCGCAGGAAGTGGAGCTGGTGGCGGATGCGCAGCAGGAAGTCGCGGGCGGCCTTGAGGCGCGTCACCTGCGAGCCGGGCAGGATGGACTGCTGCAGCAGGCCGGTGAGGCCGCGCGTGCGGAAGCGGACGCGGGCGATCCACAGGGCCGTCTCCAGATCGCGCAGGCCGCCATCACCCTGCTTGAGGTTGGGCTCGAGCAGGAAGACGGAGTCGCCGAAGCGCTCGCGGCGGGAGCGCAGCTCCTGGACCTTGTCCTGGATGTAGGCGTCGGCGCGGTGGGCGAGGAGCGCGGGGAGGATCTTCGCCTCGAACACGTCGGAGACGGCGGCGTCGCCGGTGAGGAAGCGCGCGTCGAGCAGCGCGGTGCGGATGGTGTGATCGGCGTCGGCGGCGCGGACGCACTCGTCGGGGCCGCGGGCGCTCCAGCCGACGGCGCGCTTGAGATCCCACAGGAGCGTGGGGAACGCACGGGCCAGGGGCGCGACGGACGCCTCGGAGACACCGGGGCCGCGCAGCAGGAGCAGATCCAGGTCCGATTGGGGAGACAGCTCGCGGCGCCCGTAGGAGCCGAGCGCGACGAGGGCGAGACCCGGGGGCGCGTGGAGCTCGGCGGAGAGCTCGGAGAAGAGCCCCTGGACGAGCCGATCCGTGGCGGCGGAGAGGAGGCGGCAGGTGGACAGGCCGGCGGCGCCGCCCCGGTGGAAGGACTCGGCGCGGGCGTGGGAGTCGCGGAGGTACTCACGCGCGCGGGTCAATCGGTCCTCGGGCGCACCGGTGGGGAACCCGGGGAGCGAGCCGATGGCCTCGCGATGGCTGGACGGTGGCGGTGGCGGAATGGGCGGGACGCTCATGGCTGACTCGCAATCGCTCGGACGGGCCTGGCGACCCCGTCACGACCGAAGGATGCAAGAAGCGCCACGGTCCCGCTACTGCACCTTCACCGCACGTTCACCGTGGCCATCTGGCGGCGGCCACCCAGGAAGTCCTCCACGCCGTGAGCGATGGCCTGGGCCACTTCCTCCTGGTACGCGTCCGAGGCCAGACGCTTCTCCTCCTCGGGGTTGGACAGGAAGGACGTCTCCACGAGGATGGCCGGCATCTTCACGCCCAGCAGCACGTAGAAGAGCGCCTCCTTGGTGCCCAGGTTCTTCACACCCTTGTAGTGGCTGGACAGGTGGCTCACCAGGTTCTTCTGCACCTGGTTGGCCAGCCGCGTGGACTCCTCGGTGTTGGCCTTGGTGGCCAGGTCCGCGAGGATGAACTGCAGGTCGCTGATGCCCTTCTCCGAGGACGCGTTCTCGCGCGCCGCCAGCCGGATGGAGTAGCGATCCGCCGAGGTGTTGAGCGTATACGTCTCGATGCCCCGCAGCTTCGAGGAGGGCGCCGCGTTGCAGTGGATGGAGATGAAGAGGTCGCCCTTCATCTCGTTGGCCAGACGCGCGCGCTCCTCCAGCTTGAGGTAGTGGTCATCCTCGCGGGTGAGCATCACCTCCAGCCCGCGGGTGCGCAGCTCACGAGCGAGCTTGCGCGCGATGGCCAGCGTCACTTCCTTCTCCTGGGTGCCCTTGCGGCCGATGGCGCCGGTGTCGTGCCCACCGTGTCCGGCGTCGATGACCACCCGGCGCACCTTCAGCCCGAGCTGCTCCGCCAGCGTCAGCTCGGAGGCGTTGGACGCCTTGGCCACGGCCTCGAGGCGGGCCTGGGCGACGTGCTCGTCCACCGGAGCGGTCACGGGCTTGTTGGACGCGAGCGCCTCCACCGGCTGCGGGGCCTGGGGCTGCTTCGCGGCGGGCTCTCGAGACTGACTGTTGATGGCCTCGATCAACGGTGACACCTCGGGCTTCGCGACCTCCGGGGCGGAAGCCACGGCCTGGGCGGGGGCCGGGTCCGGATTGGCCGGCTTGGACAGCTCGACACGAACCACCGGAGCCTGCTGCTCGGCCGGAGCTGGCGCGGGCGTCGGCTCCGGAGCACGAACCGGGGCCTTGGGGCGCGCGGGCGCGGGCGTCTTGGGCGAAGGAGGCGGTGGCAGCGTGGCCAGCAGCGCCCTCAGCTCCCGGGCACGATCGCCCTTGTAGACGGCGAGGCTGTTGGTGATGACGCGACGCGCGGCCTCGGGTTGATCCAACCGCTCGAAGTAGATGCGCGCGAGCACCAACGCCGCGTCGTCCGCGAGCCGGTGCCGCGAGTGGGACTCCACCACGCGGGTGTAGTCGGCGATGGCCGCCTGCTGATCCTCGACGACGAAGGAGATGCGGCTCAGCTCGTTGAGCAGCTCCGCCGCGGTGTAGAGGGCCTCGGCGGTTCGCGCGCTCTTGGGGAAGCGGCTGGCCACGGACTCGAACTTGCGCGCCACGTTGAGCCAGTTGTGGCGCAGCTTGCGTCGCGCCGCGTCGTCCTTGAGGGCGTAATAGGACCTGCGGGCTTCCTGGTAGGCCTCCTCGGCCGCGTCACGTTTCGCCTGGGCGGCGATCGGCGACAACAGGGCCAGCAACAGGATGAGGCGAGGGACCATGAGGAGTCCTCCAAGGACGGAGAGGGCTACAGACGTGTGTCACGGCCCCCCTGCCCCCGCAAATTTTCGCCCCCCAATGAACCCTGGCTCGACGAGGGTCTCAGCGCACCCAACCCAGCGCCCGGGCGAGCTCCTCGTCGATGACGCGGGCCTGGCCGGGCAGAGAGGACAACACCGCCGCCAGCACCTTCTCCCCATTGCGCACCGGAGCCCGACCGGGGCTCAGGCGCGCGCGTACCGCGAGCGTCTGCTCCTGCTTGCGGAAGGTGGCGGGGAAGAGCACCTCCCGACGGGACTCGGGCAGCGGGCCGTCCGGCGTCAGCCACACCAGCATGCCCTTGCGCAGCGGCTCCAGCTCCGCGCGCAATGTCCGCCGCAGCTCCCGGGCGAAGAGCCCCACGGCCACCAACGCCCCGAGCCCCAATCCCCAGGGCACCAGTCCCAGCGCCTGCGCGCGCGAGCGCACGTAGGCCGCCTCCCGGGGCTTGTCCGGCACGCGGGGATCCACCAGCAGCGTGACGAGGGCGCCCGGAGCCAGCCCCTCGGCGTACTCGGCATGGGTGCGCACGCCACTGGCCGAGTACTGCACCTTGTCCACGGCGTAGAGCACCTCCAGCTTCGCCTCGGCGCCCTCGCGCTCGCCCCGGGGCGGCAGCGTCATGGCCGCCACCCGGCCCTCCAGCTCCTGGGCTCGCGAGAGGAAGCCCTGCTCCTCCACCACGAAACGGCCCAGGGCC contains:
- the glnD gene encoding [protein-PII] uridylyltransferase, with the translated sequence MSVPPIPPPPPSSHREAIGSLPGFPTGAPEDRLTRAREYLRDSHARAESFHRGGAAGLSTCRLLSAATDRLVQGLFSELSAELHAPPGLALVALGSYGRRELSPQSDLDLLLLRGPGVSEASVAPLARAFPTLLWDLKRAVGWSARGPDECVRAADADHTIRTALLDARFLTGDAAVSDVFEAKILPALLAHRADAYIQDKVQELRSRRERFGDSVFLLEPNLKQGDGGLRDLETALWIARVRFRTRGLTGLLQQSILPGSQVTRLKAARDFLLRIRHQLHFLRGRKEDRLTFDLQEELARFLGYQQGPVLPVEAFMRDYYLAANALRQAADALIARCEELRLARKISFLPERRLGAFKVFRGKLTVSDPGLFTREPASILDFFRTAEENGLPLYSWAREQAVQALPALEVARATPAVTAAFKALFARPGTRGERLFELHDAGVLGAVVPEFGRVTAHHQHDLYHVYTVDVHTLFAVRRLYALRAGDLVEQEPELSREMRDLKDPLPLYLGMLLHDAGKGMGGNHSEKGRLLMVALGERLGLSPRQREVAEFLVKDHLVMSHTAQRRDLSDPALIADFARSVGDVEKLTCLYLLTWADISSVGPRMWTGWKAQLLRELYEKARAHLVGSAAPSGETPFERVRFHARWARVLGETRARELGRVLPERYFLGTDPSHATLHARLLACARKRPLAAALRHHPEAGYSELSLVAPDRPGLLSLLTGVLSAHRIDILSARIISTSDGLALDVFDVRPPHGHLLERSRWRMARTDLLRVLMGEVSLEDVLRRRRTGSLLHRHLPPVPPRVTVDNRASRDFTVVDVVTQDRVGLLHAISSALTRAGVQIAVAKVATEAHRAMDSFYITRQGARVEGPGDEAALVGAITAALEALEREGAEIRA
- a CDS encoding N-acetylmuramoyl-L-alanine amidase, producing the protein MVPRLILLLALLSPIAAQAKRDAAEEAYQEARRSYYALKDDAARRKLRHNWLNVARKFESVASRFPKSARTAEALYTAAELLNELSRISFVVEDQQAAIADYTRVVESHSRHRLADDAALVLARIYFERLDQPEAARRVITNSLAVYKGDRARELRALLATLPPPPSPKTPAPARPKAPVRAPEPTPAPAPAEQQAPVVRVELSKPANPDPAPAQAVASAPEVAKPEVSPLIEAINSQSREPAAKQPQAPQPVEALASNKPVTAPVDEHVAQARLEAVAKASNASELTLAEQLGLKVRRVVIDAGHGGHDTGAIGRKGTQEKEVTLAIARKLARELRTRGLEVMLTREDDHYLKLEERARLANEMKGDLFISIHCNAAPSSKLRGIETYTLNTSADRYSIRLAARENASSEKGISDLQFILADLATKANTEESTRLANQVQKNLVSHLSSHYKGVKNLGTKEALFYVLLGVKMPAILVETSFLSNPEEEKRLASDAYQEEVAQAIAHGVEDFLGGRRQMATVNVR
- a CDS encoding DUF3592 domain-containing protein, with product MQLAIPQAPRRVPLSKVPGAIARLLRVLAMGLVLMAALGAGASALGRFVVEEQGFLSRAQELEGRVAAMTLPPRGEREGAEAKLEVLYAVDKVQYSASGVRTHAEYAEGLAPGALVTLLVDPRVPDKPREAAYVRSRAQALGLVPWGLGLGALVAVGLFARELRRTLRAELEPLRKGMLVWLTPDGPLPESRREVLFPATFRKQEQTLAVRARLSPGRAPVRNGEKVLAAVLSSLPGQARVIDEELARALGWVR